The genomic window ATAATTTTACATATATAACCGattgttaattttaaaaaaaaatggtgaaattagCAGTGATATCACAACCTGAATATTCCTACAAAACCTAGTTtccaaatgaaagaaaaaaaaagctttttcaaataaaaatcttGGTATGTCAATTAAGAAGACATTCacttcacattaaaaaaaaacccagaatgtTTTTACTTCCAacgaaaaacaaaattaattttgattcGGCAAGGTGCTATCTTCAGATCGGAGTAGAAAATAAATGCCCAACTACCTATAGATCAAGCTTTCCCCTAAAACATAAACACTGACCCAAAACCCAGCTTCTTTTACTCTTTCTGCCTTGTTCACCTTTGGTTAGGCATTTTCTTTAGCATAAATGATGGTTAAATGTAGGAAATAAGGATTGAAATCATTATAGAAGGACAAAAGGACTTTTAACAAGTTTAAGTATAGCAGGTAATTCTCACGATaagccgccagcggttgctcttgccgATCCAGGTTTGACATCGCCTTTCTAGTCATCGTTGGATGTTTTACGTGAAAAAAAAGtgcgatcaatagatagaaaatggatctaatatgattgaaaattgctgttttagtgtgcattcgtaATGGCATTTCAACACCCAATGATAAATGTCCCTGTGCTGTAtgcgtattacgcgggctttggatgtcgactttttCCCATgctgcactgcgtattttgacctctccccAATAACCGTTGGGGGCGCATCGTATTGTAAATCAAAGCAATTAAGGCTAGTTAGATTGGATAGTTGTTGTGAATTGTTCGAATTGTGGTATCCTGTGAATAGTAATGAAATTGTTGTGGTTATTTTGAGGCGGGCTTGACGTAGAACCcaaatatcacagttacactTTTGTGTGGTTCTTGAGCAATGATGTAAAGAGTGTCGAAACGAAACATCTTCAGAAATCGATATATACGAGGGACGGTCAGTATGTTATGAAAGTTGACCTTTCACCCCATATCTTGAAATATGTGGATAGGAATTCTTTACGATCACATAAAGAATGTGTCTTTCAAACCACATATGTGTAAATGATACCATATACTTGATTACGTTGCAGCATTAGCATAAATCAatagccttttaaattacagcaaaggcaTATGTTTAAAACGTAAACGTCCGAGACCAGCAAAAGTaaggcaggaataaacactaggtcctgggTTTGCCTTTGGTAAATCTGAGAATTGCCTTTAAACTTGGGTGGAAATAGGACATGAAGGAAGCAACATTATTATGCAAAGgtggcgaaaatgaaaaaacagTTATTACATAGGAAATTCTTTATAGTCTCCAAAATGAGACAGATTGAAATATAATGACTGCTCACATTTGAGAACTACGAGTAGTACTTAGTTCGATGATAActgatgcaaatcaaacaacaatctgcgcgtGCGTAGGTGGGATTACGGATACAAAGTGctagaaatgtatgaaaatgcacaatttcatgtaaatagggcttaaaatagtacaaaatgctatataaatataaatttaatgattcatgtgattttttatggatgatctcaaccaccaaatgaacagaaaattaaaaaaaattatcattcAAACGATGACCTCTCTCTCTCTGTATTACGTTTTTTGTgtaaatgtaacaatagtaggataacagttatattttaatcacggtttcaaatattttcaagGGAGACTGCTGTTTTAATGTTtggggattagtcaacagaacttttccacgtttgctatcgttggaaatatcaaaatgtttatagagAGAAAAACACTGTTTTTGTCAAATAAACTGAAACCTTTCAAATGCGACAAAGATGATTTTATGAGTTGGAAGTTTGTGTTCTACTACTATTCCATGGGgcagcactctccatactttaTTTCCCgagaaaatctaaaatatacaataataccccatttcagcctcttatttcccgtAGCAAAAACGACTCATTTTCACTGAGCCAGTGACTTCAGACCattgatatcatgctaatgctgttacgtaatcaagtgtgtgatataattttgacatgtgttgtttgaaagacaaaggtacagtattTATTTGATCATAgaaaaatgccatgaaaataatgggttacaagtcaactttcattacacaTTGACCGACCCTCGTATCTCAAAGACCACAATACAGCAATGTGTGAAAGTTCATGTTTTGCTTTCGTACCCATTCAAATCTTTTTTAAACGTTTCATTAATCTCCTAATCTAGATAATGCATTTTTTGGGGAAGTTAAACGACCATGTatgtacagggtggtccaaaaacaactttacccttTTAAAAGGTTCCTATCTCAAAATTAACTATTCAAATTAACTATAAATCTTCACTTGCTACGTATTATCATGCAGATTATAATTGTCACTTATTTCCATCTCTGTACGGTAGTCTCTTCTACTGCCGTATAGAATCTCAAACATTATAATTGATGTTGAAAGCAAAGCAAAGGCgataaaaatatacatcaaaGAGCGATCTATAACGGCTGATATTTTATTCCAATCACGTCGAATGTTATCGGCGGCTTTTCGATGTATAATGTCATTCATTAAAGAGTGCAATTTCCCATTTATTTCCTTTAGCTCCGGCGAAGAAATCCCTCTTCTAATATCACGAATGGTTTCTACCGTGTCACCATTTTTGTACTCATCTATTTTACGACTAGATTCTGGAATTGTATCGGTTCCACATTGTCTGGATGTAGCTAGTGGTACTTCGCAATCACGTCGAATGCATTTAGAATCTAATTGCAGGTACTTCAGCCCGACATATTTAGGTAGAACTCCAAGGAAAAGTTGCTTAACTCTCTTAGGCACCGGTCTACTCGTGTACTTGCAATGGATCACCAAGGCAGTTGCAACAACTGACACACACACCATCACGATCATCACCAGAAAATAATTtcctaaataataataaataacaaaaagtaATTATTAAACAAATTTATGTTAGCATTTAAGAAAAATACATATTTCAGTCTGTGACCCTtcgatacattttttttttttatttttgcgtGCATTCTTATATAGAGCTGTGAAGTGTTGTTGTGGAATTGCAAATATCAGCTGCAGctaacattaaaattaaaatactttAGCAGTTAGAGCTTCTCCTCAACACAGCAATCCTGGCTGAAAATTAGTCAAACGTTTTTAATAAACACAGATAATAACAACATCTTGTCTAAATCTTAATCACTTCTTTTTGTATTgtgatgtattattttgtgatttaagCGAATACCGGCTGTATTAGGGAAATGTTAAATATGACATTCTGACAAATGTTAAATATGACATTCTGACAAAGAAtgaaagagaaaagggaaagataAAGAAAAAGGACAAGGAGCCAgtttcccaccaaaatttatCCGAGAATAGGCCATAATAGTGTAAATACCAAATTTGTCCCAATAAAATCGTTTTTTTGGAAGCTTGAACACTTTATacgtacagtctctctaaaaaaccgcTTTAACTAATATCCCACCGAAATTCATGGGTCAAACTGATGCAATTGTGATTTTTTTCGTCTTTCCCCGAAGTattaattttgcccccccccccccttgacgaagaaagctggctacgcctctgGTCACAGTGGCTAATTAAGTAAGAAAAGAATGATGCAGTTTTTAAAGTGGTACTTTGGTCCAAACTCTCACCAAGTATAATGCAACATGTAATCCGACGTTCAGAATTGTCTGCATTCTCTGCTTTTGTTTTGTTACATAGTGAGACATTGTGACAGAACAAAGTTCAAACAAATTTCATGGGCAACAATGTGGAATAGAATCAATGTATCAAGCTTTAGCTATCATTTGAGATTAACTAGAGTTTGTATTTAACACAATAATTAGACTAATGTAAACTTATTAGTTATTATTTAGGATAACACTGCAGAGAGAAGGAAAAATTCAGTAggaatatacagtaagccaaaaaaattaaggtaccagctaTGTTCACCCTGTACATCCTAACCAAAGACAGATATTCAGAATTGGAACCAACATCCAATATCCGAAttctttagctcgaatttaagacctcattcgttgaatttattcaagaaataaagacacgacgatctaaAAACCCAAGGAAAAtgtcaatttaaaagttgcagtttgctccattacatgggcttttgactaacacacgcgtcgcgtcgcgtcacgtcacgtcacgtcacgtcgcgtcacgtcacgtcgcgtcacgtcacgtcacgttgatatcttcttaaaagttacaaacaagtcatacggttgagatccaatttgaccttgacctctatcaagctggggggcattgggtgaatgCACCCGAGGTGGGCCACATAACACCCCGCCCAACGAACTGGGTACCGTTGGGTCCCTCAATTCTCTGTTTTCAACTCCTattttcctattttatttttatttgataaaaacttTCCCGGAAACTTTTTTTCCTTTGCCACTTAGTTtgtatttcttttgccaattgagAATGCTTGACAACCACCTGTATTTACTGCCTTTTTGACAACCCGATCCAATCACCCAAAACAAGCCAGAACTCAACATGACCCTTGTTTGCACCCCAATCAATGTTTCGCTTAGCACATACCATGAACATGCACTAGGAACTTCCATTGAAAAGACCCAATAGGAATGCATGGGATACGCGTGGCTATTTTTAAACTGTGGAAAATACCCCGGGCCGTATTCTCGCAAAGGGGCTAACACCCGTCCCAGGACACACCCCGGCCCCGCAgaaaaacccgcaaaaaatgaacaacacaaccgcgcaataacatgacccagcccaccccacttgacatggccaaagagcctcccaggcctaaggttgacccgtcttcaagaatacgacctcagagttttcaatggaaaattccatATAGCTGTGTTTGTTTTACTTGGTCACGTTGTTGCACACGTGTTTTCCATGGCCTGCTCTATTGCATATGATACACACATGCTGATATCGACagcgaacgaacttgcacccgctgggcctgttgaaatcaaaacaaatctttgccgggggtccactcttgcagtagatggggcacttggggttctttttagacggtattgggagcctccgtgagggtaatttgtggagtttcctgggcctgattgagtgggattttgaacccagagaacccattaaatggggtcggatttgacatgaacattactgcaagagtggacccccggcaaagatttgttttgatttcaacaggcccagcgggtgcaagttcgttcgctcatgaagatatcaacgtgacgtgacgtgacgtgacgtgacgcgacgtgacgcgacgtgacgtgacgtgacgtgacgcgacgtgacgcgacgcgtgtgttagtcaaaagccaTTACATgcactattgatttgtacacaaagcgttcgcgaacaggagaactagcgccgtgcttccattgattagcacgttaaaactagcgtcgtgctttcattgattataacttgaaagtgcaacttttgatttcgtttcttcagtaggttttagaccaccgtttctttaattctcaaccaatgtcAACAAATAAGattttaaatcagagctaaagagtacaggcattggctgcttgttttaatttcgacatatttgtctttacttGGGATATATAGAGGTGAACAtagctggtaccttaattctttggcttactgtagctACTCTTGCGTAATTGATTCAACTTTCTCTGCCCATACTTGTCCGagtcaatattttgaaaaaggctAAGTGAACTGAAGTACAGGTATTAGCAATTGCTTTATTCAATGACGACCAAAGCAAATATAGCtttaaataaaatagaaattAGTCATAATATTTTGATCGTATTGTGTTTCATAATGAAGAAGGAATACTTTGACGTAAAGTAGCGAAGTGTCTTATTACATTTTGAAATAGCAAATTTAGAGCTGCAAGGGAATTAAGCGAATTAAAGttactttagtgcctttgtttcatacttcaatcctcattcaaccactgtgaaccgacagtATTAATATATGATAGGGTCTCGAGTATCAATAAACCCACATAAAGAAACGAATACATTATAAAGTGCTTTataaagtcagcaaaaacatctgcATCCAGCGCTGCTGAGGGCTTCATCAGTAGTATCGCTGCAtcagacctcagcatcgctggatgcagatgtttttggtgacttgcaacttttgccgTGTTCAAGGATTATGTCCGACACAGCATTATATTTCAAGGCCTATTGCGGCATGTCTCCGAATCAGTGGAAGAAACTCTTAAGGCTTCCTGGTTGAACCGTGCCGAGTCTGTAAAATGAGTTTGTGTTCTGGTAGCACAAGGTCTTTGTTGCTTCTTCTGGAAATTATGGCCCCAGTTAC from Amphiura filiformis chromosome 5, Afil_fr2py, whole genome shotgun sequence includes these protein-coding regions:
- the LOC140151898 gene encoding neuronal acetylcholine receptor subunit alpha-6-like, which encodes MQFASWGLTGAEINIFPEESPDATQDKYLNNGVWDMVSVKVRKGTKKYLCCPEPYYELNYRLIFKRQYEFYVLYLILPCVFLSSLSLMVFYLPPECGEKLTLSITNLLAMVVFQQLIAETMPPTGDDSPLIGNYFLVMIVMVCVSVVATALVIHCKYTSRPVPKRVKQLFLGVLPKYVGLKYLQLDSKCIRRDCEVPLATSRQCGTDTIPESSRKIDEYKNGDTVETIRDIRRGISSPELKEINGKLHSLMNDIIHRKAADNIRRDWNKISAVIDRSLMYIFIAFALLSTSIIMFEILYGSRRDYRTEMEISDNYNLHDNT